A window of the Archocentrus centrarchus isolate MPI-CPG fArcCen1 chromosome 17, fArcCen1, whole genome shotgun sequence genome harbors these coding sequences:
- the LOC115795605 gene encoding uncharacterized protein LOC115795605 encodes MATSNSKGEKVSKFETLKLLEKCRKERDDAMHRESVVREKLRQYESRMRSTEAMKQKLKTLAVDNKELRKQVKALRTEIGLECSPKFSGKTTKDIIGDLHEKERECNSLVEKAGKLNLTIDGLTSELANTVTSKTLLEDQVQSLQQNLKDMTNNQRRLLKLWEDKKSQREQLALPAITQKPGQKPSIHKAVQTDMSISPTQKLPVAAFEIKPFLRDGDKNTVLDKHTFPSYGNGYSHEKKAFMHDETKGIQN; translated from the coding sequence ATGGCCACTTCAAATAGCAAAGGTGAAAAAGTGTCCAAATTTGAGACACTGAAACTTCTGGAGAAATGCAGGAAGGAAAGAGATGATGCCATGCACAGAGAAAGTGTTGTCAGAGAGAAGCTCAGACAGTACGAGTCAAGGATGCGTTCAACTGAGGCCATGAagcagaaactgaagaccttGGCTGTGGATAACAAGGAGCTGAGGAAACAGGTGAAGGCTCTTCGTACTGAAATTGGACTTGAGTGCAGCCCTAAGTTCAGCGGAAAGACCACCAAGGACATAATCGGTGACTTGCATGAAAAGGAACGTGAGTGCAACTCCCTGGTGGAAAAGGCTGGAAAACTGAATCTGACCATTGATGGCTTGACATCAGAGTTGGCAAATACAGTCACCTCTAAGACCCTTTTAGAGGATCAAGTGCAGTCATTACAGCAAAATCTCAAGGACATGACAAATAATCAACGCCGTCTGCTTAAGTTGTGGGAAGACAAGAAGTCCCAGAGGGAACAGCTTGCCCTCCCTGCAATTACCCAGAAACCTGGACAgaaaccatccatccataaaGCAGTTCAAACTGACATGTCCATCAGTCCCACACAAAAGCTTCCAGTCGCTGCTTTCGAGATCAAGCCATTTTTACGGGATGGTgacaaaaatactgttttggATAAACACACCTTCCCATCTTATGGAAACGGCTATAGTCACGAAAAGAAAGCTTTCATGCATGATGAAACTAAAGGAATTCAGAATTGA
- the ndc1 gene encoding nucleoporin NDC1 isoform X1, giving the protein MFSNAQSCWFIRKVICWRAAASIAWAVLLLPPSTVIFVILSKFSLLHPIQTLSECFSLLTSASIIFSFILLCGVIIMVGFLNFEYYTVIPTIACSKIALFGQLLHPRQLINSLVHCIMGVIVAWCSAVTIGFRYETLGYPCAQNNGYPQMCLNEYHLILLMAGAFVGFSHSLLGVIHNMNYVSFHTVQQYKYLRFKGSLPLVVKCSATQALYSVRNYIVVYYFLGYIPRAWICKTLNLHLDSSAHPLDSIAGLLDLSLLYHIWISATFLLFTWYITLLLFRIFLTEGYSFPVQSSFTEDVDHCLPKVLTEKQPMILKYLALQDLALLSQHSPSRRCEVFSLSQPGGHPHNWNAISKECLSLLADLTQRLVAYHETVATNGRAKSLSSGSERKISSETSGTEDLMSPRPTLLMKTPASVFARSIAGGQQSPLTAPFSPDLDSPFASPALRRLASPVEQGSPWYGTVQSPHIMRRAPKLWTTSTDSHVNGSPPPSPASVPSDKQEPSKPSFLAQFLQNRKEQVKNFLAKRVLIMYLFNKLPEASSQALFADSQAHIWALEGLSCLVQASFSEDQFGVIQTTLPSILSCMLVLQEAVDRHFKLPHASSKPVRSTSSMGDSTYKTLRFALRATLKTAIYRITTTFGDHLNAVLLSADHRKRLQQFLEYKE; this is encoded by the exons ATGTTTTCTAACGCGCAGAGTTGCTGGTTTATCCGCaag GTCATTTGCTGGAGAGCTGCAGCAAGTATTGCCTGGGCTGTCTTGTTGCTGCCACCCAGCACTGTGATATTTGTGATCCTCAGCAAGTTCAGTCTTCTACACCCCATCCAGACCCTATCAG AATGCTTCTCTCTGCTAACAAGTGCGAGTATAATCTTCTCCTTcatcttgctgtgtggagtgaTCATCATGGTCGGTTTCTTGAActttgagtattacacag TCATTCCAACTATTGCATGCTCGAAAATTGCACTCTTTGGTCAGCTGCTCCACCCTCGACAGCTTATCAACTCCTTGGTCCACTGCATCATGGGAGTAATCGTGGCTTGGTGTTCTGCCGTTACCATCGGTTTTAGATATGAAACTCTCGGCTACCCGTGTGCACAGAATAATGG TTACCCTCAGATGTGTCTGAATGAATATCATCTCATCCTTTTGATGGCTGGAGCCTTTGTTGGATTCTCTCACAGTCTGCTGGGTGTGATTCACAACATGAATTATGTCTCCTTCCATACTGTTCAG CAATACAAATACCTTCGCTTCAAGGGATCTCTTCCTTTGGTGGTGAAGTGCAGCGCCACTCAGGCACTTTACTCTGTCAGGAATTATATTGTTGTGTATTACTTTTTGG GGTACATTCCAAGAGCATGgatctgtaaaacactgaatCTTCACTTGGACAG CTCTGCACACCCCCTTGACAGTATAGCTGGACTGCTGGACCTCTCCCTGCTCTACCACATCTGGATCAGTGCCACCTTTCTTCTCTTCACATGGTACATCACACTGCTGCTCTTTAGGATTTTTCTCACTGAG GGATACAGTTTTCCTGTGCAGTCATCTTTTACTGAAGATGTAGACCATTGTCTTCCGAAAGTACTTactgaaaagcagccaatgatATTAAAG TACCTAGCTTTGCAGGACTTGGCTCTGTTGTCTCAGCATTCTCCATCACGACGCTGTGAAGTCTTCAGTCTGAGTCAGCCAG GAGGCCATCCACATAACTGGAATGCCATCAGTAAAGAGTGCCTCTCTCTGTTGGCTGATCTGACCCAAAGACTTGTAGCCTATCATGAAACTGTAGCAACCAATGGAAGAGCCAAATCCCTGTCAAGTGGAAGTGAAAGGAAGATTTCTTCTGAGACATCAG GTACAGAAGACCTAATGAGTCCAAGGCCTACACTTCTGATGAAAACCCCAGCTTCAGTCTTTGCTCGCTCCATTGCAGGAGGCCAGCAGAGCCCTCTAACAGCCCCGTTCAGTCCTGATCTGGACAGCCCTTTTGCGTCTCCTGCACTGCGGCGTCTCGCATCTCCTGTGGAGCAAGGCTCACCATGGTATGGCACAGTGCAGAGCCCACACATCATGAGGAGAGCGCCAAAACTCTGGACCACCTCCACAG ATTCCCATGTCAATGGCAGTCCCCCACCATCACCAGCTTCAGTTCCCAGTGACAAACAGGAACCCTCCAAACCAAGCTTTCTGGCTCAGTTCCTCCAGAACAGAAAAGAACAG GTTAAAAATTTCTTGGCAAAGCGGGTGCTGataatgtatttgtttaataag CTGCCAGAAGCCTCCAGTCAAGCTCTCTTTGCTGACAGCCAGGCCCACATTTGGGCTTTGGAAG GGCTGTCTTGCCTTGTTCAAGCCTCATTCTCTGAAGATCAGTTTGGAGTCATACAGACTACATTACCCAGTATTCTCAGCTGCATGCTAGTCTTACAAGAG GCTGTAGATCGACACTTCAAGCTGCCTCATGCCTCCAGTAAGCCTGTCAGGTCAACGAGCAGCATGGGAGACTCAACATACAAAACACTGCGCTTTGCTCTCAGGGCCACACTAAAGACCGCCATCTACAGGATAACAACCACATTTGGGGATCACTTAAA TGCTGTTCTGCTGTCTGCAGACCATCGGAAAAGATTGCAGCAGTTTTTGGAGTACAAGGAGTAA
- the ndc1 gene encoding nucleoporin NDC1 isoform X2 codes for MFSNAQSCWFIRKVICWRAAASIAWAVLLLPPSTVIFVILSKFSLLHPIQTLSECFSLLTSASIIFSFILLCGVIIMVGFLNFEYYTVIPTIACSKIALFGQLLHPRQLINSLVHCIMGVIVAWCSAVTIGFRYETLGYPCAQNNGYPQMCLNEYHLILLMAGAFVGFSHSLLGVIHNMNYVSFHTVQQYKYLRFKGSLPLVVKCSATQALYSVRNYIVVYYFLGYIPRAWICKTLNLHLDSSAHPLDSIAGLLDLSLLYHIWISATFLLFTWYITLLLFRIFLTEGYSFPVQSSFTEDVDHCLPKVLTEKQPMILKYLALQDLALLSQHSPSRRCEVFSLSQPGGHPHNWNAISKECLSLLADLTQRLVAYHETVATNGRAKSLSSGSERKISSETSGTEDLMSPRPTLLMKTPASVFARSIAGGQQSPLTAPFSPDLDSPFASPALRRLASPVEQGSPWYGTVQSPHIMRRAPKLWTTSTDSHVNGSPPPSPASVPSDKQEPSKPSFLAQFLQNRKEQLPEASSQALFADSQAHIWALEGLSCLVQASFSEDQFGVIQTTLPSILSCMLVLQEAVDRHFKLPHASSKPVRSTSSMGDSTYKTLRFALRATLKTAIYRITTTFGDHLNAVLLSADHRKRLQQFLEYKE; via the exons ATGTTTTCTAACGCGCAGAGTTGCTGGTTTATCCGCaag GTCATTTGCTGGAGAGCTGCAGCAAGTATTGCCTGGGCTGTCTTGTTGCTGCCACCCAGCACTGTGATATTTGTGATCCTCAGCAAGTTCAGTCTTCTACACCCCATCCAGACCCTATCAG AATGCTTCTCTCTGCTAACAAGTGCGAGTATAATCTTCTCCTTcatcttgctgtgtggagtgaTCATCATGGTCGGTTTCTTGAActttgagtattacacag TCATTCCAACTATTGCATGCTCGAAAATTGCACTCTTTGGTCAGCTGCTCCACCCTCGACAGCTTATCAACTCCTTGGTCCACTGCATCATGGGAGTAATCGTGGCTTGGTGTTCTGCCGTTACCATCGGTTTTAGATATGAAACTCTCGGCTACCCGTGTGCACAGAATAATGG TTACCCTCAGATGTGTCTGAATGAATATCATCTCATCCTTTTGATGGCTGGAGCCTTTGTTGGATTCTCTCACAGTCTGCTGGGTGTGATTCACAACATGAATTATGTCTCCTTCCATACTGTTCAG CAATACAAATACCTTCGCTTCAAGGGATCTCTTCCTTTGGTGGTGAAGTGCAGCGCCACTCAGGCACTTTACTCTGTCAGGAATTATATTGTTGTGTATTACTTTTTGG GGTACATTCCAAGAGCATGgatctgtaaaacactgaatCTTCACTTGGACAG CTCTGCACACCCCCTTGACAGTATAGCTGGACTGCTGGACCTCTCCCTGCTCTACCACATCTGGATCAGTGCCACCTTTCTTCTCTTCACATGGTACATCACACTGCTGCTCTTTAGGATTTTTCTCACTGAG GGATACAGTTTTCCTGTGCAGTCATCTTTTACTGAAGATGTAGACCATTGTCTTCCGAAAGTACTTactgaaaagcagccaatgatATTAAAG TACCTAGCTTTGCAGGACTTGGCTCTGTTGTCTCAGCATTCTCCATCACGACGCTGTGAAGTCTTCAGTCTGAGTCAGCCAG GAGGCCATCCACATAACTGGAATGCCATCAGTAAAGAGTGCCTCTCTCTGTTGGCTGATCTGACCCAAAGACTTGTAGCCTATCATGAAACTGTAGCAACCAATGGAAGAGCCAAATCCCTGTCAAGTGGAAGTGAAAGGAAGATTTCTTCTGAGACATCAG GTACAGAAGACCTAATGAGTCCAAGGCCTACACTTCTGATGAAAACCCCAGCTTCAGTCTTTGCTCGCTCCATTGCAGGAGGCCAGCAGAGCCCTCTAACAGCCCCGTTCAGTCCTGATCTGGACAGCCCTTTTGCGTCTCCTGCACTGCGGCGTCTCGCATCTCCTGTGGAGCAAGGCTCACCATGGTATGGCACAGTGCAGAGCCCACACATCATGAGGAGAGCGCCAAAACTCTGGACCACCTCCACAG ATTCCCATGTCAATGGCAGTCCCCCACCATCACCAGCTTCAGTTCCCAGTGACAAACAGGAACCCTCCAAACCAAGCTTTCTGGCTCAGTTCCTCCAGAACAGAAAAGAACAG CTGCCAGAAGCCTCCAGTCAAGCTCTCTTTGCTGACAGCCAGGCCCACATTTGGGCTTTGGAAG GGCTGTCTTGCCTTGTTCAAGCCTCATTCTCTGAAGATCAGTTTGGAGTCATACAGACTACATTACCCAGTATTCTCAGCTGCATGCTAGTCTTACAAGAG GCTGTAGATCGACACTTCAAGCTGCCTCATGCCTCCAGTAAGCCTGTCAGGTCAACGAGCAGCATGGGAGACTCAACATACAAAACACTGCGCTTTGCTCTCAGGGCCACACTAAAGACCGCCATCTACAGGATAACAACCACATTTGGGGATCACTTAAA TGCTGTTCTGCTGTCTGCAGACCATCGGAAAAGATTGCAGCAGTTTTTGGAGTACAAGGAGTAA
- the dcaf8 gene encoding DDB1- and CUL4-associated factor 8 — MAEADGKSTVLNGGSEEKEPGEDQRKEGDATGSREGQTQSSSQDAPKETAEASGDKSMPDVEGETGINREGEEDEDTDSMDGSGLYSLTEDGERESEGGRREKAKEKESGKRVARKRNRPGGGTNHSSSSDDDDDDEDDDDDDEEEQKDDDDDDDDDDEAMEAWLGAELRDLRGPVWRAVPSLRSREIGRDSHQFVRRVCGARGLVQRLELQGRLERHTGCVNTLHFNPSGTRLASGSDDLRVVIWDWAIRRAELEFDSGHKSNVFQAKFLPHSGDSTLAMCARDGQIRVAELSATQRCKNTKRVAQHKGAAHKLALEPDSPCSFLSAGEDAVVFGIDLRLDRPANKLVVVKEGDKKVGLYTIFVNPAKTHHFAVGGRDQYVRIYDQRKINENDNNGVLKKFCPSHLVSSESKTNITCLVYSHDGTELLASYNDEDIYLFDSNHSDGADYLRRYKGHRNNATVKGVNFYGPCSEFVVSGSDCGHIYLWDKYSARIVQFMEGDRGGVVNCLEPHPHLPGMATSGLDHDIKLWAPTAESPTGLKGLKEVMKKNKRERDEDSVRHGDQYDTQLLWFLMRHMRNRRPARARREGADPDTDDSWSSPDSSDEEDGGPDHVQCMSS, encoded by the exons ATGGCTGAGGCTGACGGCAAATCCACAGTGCTTAACG GTGGCTCTGAAGAAAAGGAGCCTGGAGAAGACCAACGTAAGGAGGGGGATGCCACTGGAAGCAGAGAGGGGCAAACGCAGTCTTCCTCGCAAGATG CGCCCAAAGAAACAGCAGAAGCATCTGGAGACAAATCTATGCCAGATGTGGAAGGAGAGACAGGGATaaacagagagggagaagaggatgaagacACAGACAGCATGGATGGCAGCGGCCTCTACTCCTTGACTGAGGATGGTGAAAGGGAGAGTGAGGGAGGGAGACGAGAGAAggccaaagaaaaagaaagtgggAAAAGGGTAGCTAGAAAGAGGAACAGACCTGGTGGCGGCACCAACCACTCCTCCAGTTCAGATGATGACGATGACGacgaagatgatgatgatgatgatgaagaagaacagaaagatgacgatgatgatgacgacgatgatgatgagGCTATGGAGGCATGGTTGGGGGCAGAGCTCCGTGACCTGCGTGGCCCTGTGTGGCGGGCAGTACCCTCACTGCGCTCCAGAGAGATTGGCAGGGACTCACACCAGTTTGTGAGGCGTGTGTGTGGGGCCCGTGGCCTTGTACAGAGACTGGAGCTCCAGGGCCGCTTAGAGAGGCATACAGGCTGTGTCAACACATTGCACTTCAACCCTTCGGGCACACGCTTGGCATCAGGCAGCGATGACCTGCGTGTGGTGATCTGGGACTGGGCCATCCGCCGTGCAGAACTGGAGTTTGACAGTGGACACAAGAGCAACGTCTTtcag GCAAAGTTCCTGCCTCACAGCGGAGACTCCACCTTGGCCATGTGTGCTCGTGATGGTCAGATCAGAGTGGCTGAGCTTTCTGCCACGCAGCGCTGCAAGAACACAAAGCGGGTAGCACAGCACAAAGGGGCTGCACACAAG cTGGCCCTTGAGCCAGATTCACCTTGCTCCTTTCTGTCAGCTGGAGAGGATGCTGTTGTGTTTGGTATTGACCTGCGTCTAGACCGTCCAGCCAA CAAACTGGTGGTTGTAAAGGAGGGTGACAAAAAAGTGGGGCTGTATACCATCTTTGTCAACCCAGCAAAGACACACCACTTTGCTGTTGGCGGGAGAGATCAGTATGTGAG GATCTATGACCAGAGGAAGATTAATGAAAATGATAACAATGGTGTACTGAAAAAGTTTTGTCCTTCACATCTGGTATCCAGCGAGTCTAAAACTAACATAACCTGCCTTGTTTACAGTCACGACGGCACAg AGCTCCTGGCTAGTTACAATGATGAAGACATCTACTTGTTTGACTCCAACCACAGTGATGGGGCAGACTATCTCAGGAGATATAAGGGACATCGCAATAATGCCACAG TGAAGGGGGTGAATTTCTATGGGCCGTGCAGCGAGTTTGTGGTCAGTGGCAGCGACTGTGGGCACATCTACCTGTGGGATAAGTACTCTGCTCGTATTGTCCAGTTTATGgaaggagacagaggaggagtg GTGAACTGTTTGGAGCCACATCCACATCTGCCAGGTATGGCTACTAGTGGTCTGGACCATGACATCAAATTGTGGGCACCCACAGCTGAAAGCCCCACAGGACTCAAGGGCCTAAAAGAG GTGATGAAGAAAAACAAGCGGGAGCGTGATGAGGACAGTGTGCGCCACGGCGACCAGTATGACACCCAGCTGTTGTGGTTCCTGATGAGACACATGCGAAACAGACGACCTGCAAGG GCCCGTCGTGAGGGTGCAGATCCAGACACAGATGATTCTTGGAGCTCTCCAGACTCCTCagatgaagaagatggaggTCCAGATCACGTCCAGTGCATGTCATCATGa